Proteins encoded in a region of the Triticum dicoccoides isolate Atlit2015 ecotype Zavitan chromosome 3A, WEW_v2.0, whole genome shotgun sequence genome:
- the LOC119267141 gene encoding chromodomain-helicase-DNA-binding protein Mi-2 homolog, with translation MHWVCPFNKLLESWSKSHGSVLVDDKEHILKTILFTMVVLADARQPFLIVTTTASLSLWEVQFNKLAPHINVVVHDGRKDMLKSIQAQQFFENGNHITSQVLLSHPEAILEDIEPIARIGWEAIIVDYYQHFALKYLEQLKQLCTGFRVLLVSSPIEDIPEYRNMLAFLRSGQKDNSGYVDTADALEKSKIIFAHHIAYERKADSSKFLEHWVPAYISQVQLGVYCSILLSNSSVLQSKKKANSVEALRDILLSLSKCCNHPYLRECLEDSPVNNPDMTETVDIGVHASDKLLLLDKMLKETSNRRLRVIVLFQSGGAGANPMGDILEGVVCHRFGPESYEHVKCGAVMSSKQAAIDMFNDKTKGRFVLLIESRACLPSIKLLSVDAVIIYSSDWNPSNDLKALQRINIESQLKYVSIFRLYTPFTVEENNFVLAKQGRLIDSNIQDVMHSSSHSLLSWGAQFLFTRFGELLQDRYSSKHSERGTSFMDEVILEFVTKLPTYTEDSSKINSVYISKANMSGEFYSRSITVIGEKEGMSMLDGDPSVFWLNLLDGKSPCWSYISELRQSINRMLQNIEEPAQVAAEETDEATNVSVTQQRECHVSVTQQRECHVSVDVFPNMAVERRIDLVDDVFSFRENNILHKQQAEISNLVTHSQNKQILRIGATQICGSSMHMQQLRNLPAQQSLATLPHPPAEAEPAGIPGMEATTCLQSMQYQPTEAEWGGILGALAAHGSQPEMQPSTSMQDVLFEKTDLSGMPLLGSMNARQSVEPSWDLHAGEEPAGTLGMVTTDKLQSEIQQSATVHDRPAEAEGTSTLGTRALQNLHPEMQSSTAMHHVPLEIAHSEGRSQTGFQPNTSPGPEQLSQLLFFEEELNQVLSASDQPQEDMSKMYKHHINLLRKAHEQKKSQLQIERYREIEKVNRKYYSLLQKEDPTLPHSQMGLVDSYKEASVNKSPAQDFLGEVAPSSAAQGRSERPAMVLPPKSSPAQTTASPGVICSMTRDGKCFSSEPYPRSAMRVSETKGSTSHLISRNATASWTTPSSC, from the exons atgcactgggtctgtcctttcaACAAGCTCCTGGAGTCCTGGTCTAAATCTCATGGCTCTGTTCTTGTTGATGATAAG GAACATATATTAAAGACCATCTTATTCACAATGGTTGTGTTAGCTGATGCTCGCCAACCTTTTCTGATTGTCACTACTACTGCTTCTCTCTCCTTATGGGAGGTTCAGTTCAATAAATTAGCACCACATATCAATGTTGTTGTGCATGATGGGCGGAAAGACATGCTCAAGTCGATTCAAGCTCAGCAGTTCTTCGAGAACGGAAACCACATAACGTCACAAGTTCTCTTATCCCATCCTGAGGCTATCTTAGAG GACATTGAGCCTATTGCACGTATTGGTTGGGAGGCAATCATAGTTGATTATTATCAACACTTTGCTCTAAAATATCTGGAACAGCTGAAGCAACTTTGTACTGGTTTTAGAGTGTTGCTTGTGAGCTCCCCAATTGAA GATATCCCTGAGTACAGGAACATGCTAGCTTTCCTTAGATCGGGACAGAAAGATAATAGCGGCTATGTTGACACTGCTGATGCCCTTGAGAAGTCAAAAATAATATTTGCACATCATATTGCATATGAGCGCAAAGCAGATTCTTCAAAATTTCTAGAGCACTGGGTTCCTGCTTACATTTCACAAGTGCAGCTAGGTGTCTATTGTTCCATTCTGCTTTCAAATTCATCTGTCCTCCAGTCTAAGAAGAAAGCTAATAGTGTTGAAGCTCTTCGGGACATTCTCTTGTCTCTCTCAAAG TGCTGTAATCACCCTTACCTCCGTGAATGTCTGGAAGATTCACCTGTCAACAATCCTGATATGACCGAAACAGTAGATATTGGAGTGCACGCAAGCGACAAGCTACTACTTCTTGACAAAATGCTTAAAGAGACCAGCAACAGGAGGTTGAGAGTAATTGTTCTTTTTCAG TCTGGTGGAGCAGGTGCAAATCCAATGGGTGACATTCTGGAAGGTGTTGTGTGTCACAGATTTGGCCCTGAGTCTTATGAACATGTCAAATGTGGTGCGGTGATGTCAAGTAAACAGGCGGCAATTGATATGTTCAATGACAAGACCAAGGGGAGATTTGTTTTGCTGATTGAAAGTCGTGCATGCCTCCCAAGCATTAAGCTACTATCAGTTGATGCAGTCATCATATATAGCAGCGACTGGAACCCATCTAATGACCTGAAAGCTCTTCAAAGAATCAACATAGAGTCACAACTTAAGTATGTGAGCATTTTCCGATTGTATACTCCTTTCACAGTGGAGGAGAACAACTTTGTGCTTGCAAAGCAGGGCAGGCTTATTGATAGCAACATCCAGGATGTAATGCACAGTTCAAGCCATTCCTTGCTCAGTTGGGGTGCACAATTTCTCTTCACCAGATTTGGTGAGCTTCTGCAAGATAGGTATTCAAGTAAGCATTCTGAAAGGGGCACCAGTTTTATGGATGAAGTGATTTTAGAGTTCGTAACAAAATTACCCACATATACAGAAGACAGCTCCAAAATAAACAGTGTGTACATATCGAAAGCTAATATGAGTGGGGAGTTTTATTCAAGAAGCATTACTGTAATTGGTGAAAAGGAGGGAATGTCTATGCTGGATGGGGATCCATCTGTATTTTGGTTAAATTTACTGGATGGAAAATCTCCTTGTTGGAGCTATATATCTGAGCTAAGACAATCAATCAATAGAATGCTACAGAACATAGAAGAACCAGCCCAAGTTGCTGCCGAAGAAACTGATGAAGCTACCAATGTGTCAGTCACACAGCAAAGAGAATGTCATGTGTCTGTCACACAGCAAAGAGAATGCCATGTGTCAGTTGATGTATTTCCCAACATGGCTGTGGAGAGAAGAATTGATTTAGTGGATGATGTTTTCTCTTTTAGAGAAAATAATATCCTTCATAAACAACAAGCTGAGATATCAAATTTAGTGACACACTCACAGAATAAACAAATCCTGAGAATTGGAGCAACTCAGATATGTGGATCGAGCATGCATATGCAACAATTGAGAAATCTGCCTGCCCAACAAAGTTTAGCAACCTTGCCCCATCCACCTGCAGAAGCAGAGCCAGCAGGTATTCCTGGCATGGAGGCCACGACATGTTTACAGTCAATGCAGTATCAACCTACAGAGGCAGAATGGGGAGGTATACTGGGCGCATTAGCAGCCCACGGTTCGCAGCCTGAAATGCAACCATCAACCTCAATGCAGGATGTTTTATTTGAAAAGACTGATCTGTCTGGCATGCCTTTGCTAGGAAGTATGAATGCTCGTCAAAGTGTAGAACCTTCATGGGATCTGCACGCAGGAGAAGAACCAGCAGGCACTTTGGGCATGGTGACAACTGATAAGCTGCAGTCTGAAATACAACAATCAGCCACAGTACATGATCGGCCTGCAGAAGCAGAAGGAACAAGTACATTGGGCACCAGGGCACTTCAGAATTTGCACCCTGAAATGCAATCATCAACCGCAATGCATCATGTCCCTCTTGAAATAGCACACTCTGAAGGCAGGAGCCAAACAGGATTTCAGCCAAATACATCACCTGGTCCTGAGCAGCTCAGCCAACTCCTTTTTTTCGAGGAAGAGCTCAACCAAGTCCTATCTGCTAGTGACCAGCCACAGGAAGATATGTCGAAAATGTACAAACATCACATCAATTTGCTTAGAAAAGCCCATGAACAGAAG AAATCACAACTTCAAATAGAGCGTTACCGAGAAATAGAAAAGGTGAACAGAAAGTATTACTCATTACTCCAAAAAGAAGATCCCACTTTACCTCACAGCCAGATGGGACTTGTTGATAGCTACAAGGAAGCTTCTGTAAACAAATCACCAGCTCAAGATTTTCTAGGGGAAGTTGCACCATCATCTGCAGCTCAAG GGAGATCTGAGAGGCCTGCAATGGTGCTGCCACCTAAGTCTTCaccagctcaaaccacagcatcacCAG